The DNA window CATCTGCGCGAGCGGATGTTCGAACGCTTCGAGCGGGTGCCCGGCCAGCATCAGGACGGGCTGGGGCTGGGGCTTTCACTGGTCCGGCGCGCCGCACAGATGCATGGCGCCAGCATCGATCTGCTGGACCGGCCGGAAGGCAGCGGCTTGCGGGTGCGGGTGCGATTTCCGCCGCCCTCCAGCTGTCAGGCCGGGGACTGAACCCGACCCGGCGGCGGCATCAATCCTGATCCGGCTCGGCCTCGGGCGCATCCAGCCAGCCCATCACCACCTCGCGGGCCGTATCCACGCCCGTCATGTCACTGGAGGAAAACACCTGGGCTGAAAAACCTTCCGGACGCAGCGCCTGCAGACTTTTGCGCATGCTCAGCAAGGCCTGCCCGGCCTGGTTGCGCGACAACTTGTCGGCCTTGGTCAGCAGCACGTGGCAGGCCAGACCGGTGGCCTCGCAGAAATCCAGCATCATCCGGTCGAAGTCCTTCAACGGATGGCGGATATCCATGATCAGGATCACGCCACGCAGACTGCGGCGCTGATTCAGATAAGCATCGATCTCCTGGCGCCAGTGCGCGCGCAGGGCCTCCGGGACCTTGGCATAGCCGTAGCCCGGCAGATCGATCAGTCGCCGCGGACCTGCCGCGGCACGCCCGGCAGGCAGATCGAAAGCCACCATCTGCTGGGT is part of the Frateuria aurantia DSM 6220 genome and encodes:
- the yihA gene encoding ribosome biogenesis GTP-binding protein YihA/YsxC; translation: MASNPLQGAQFILAAHQISQLPEDSGAEVAFAGRSNAGKSSALNALTGQKALARTSKTPGRTQQMVAFDLPAGRAAAGPRRLIDLPGYGYAKVPEALRAHWRQEIDAYLNQRRSLRGVILIMDIRHPLKDFDRMMLDFCEATGLACHVLLTKADKLSRNQAGQALLSMRKSLQALRPEGFSAQVFSSSDMTGVDTAREVVMGWLDAPEAEPDQD